One Rhododendron vialii isolate Sample 1 chromosome 2a, ASM3025357v1 genomic region harbors:
- the LOC131317445 gene encoding uncharacterized protein LOC131317445 yields MFFYTGCIRAMAVLEPYLPDRVLRQFGMVQLVPRPPLVPLRGSRGANSHSYSVVYAYTDGQWENWRDHVMNAEKRVMIQPGVPWESHPDYLPWFLMVSHFRVSPRPVEVPYTESAKERNAAALAILDSVLGGTRARTSTCPYELRQALIEVQMTLRGSEAAEASIAGPSSDRYSSRYTRHFMAMVYGLLFVVE; encoded by the exons ATGTTTTTTTACACGGGCTGCATCCGTGCCATGGCCGTCCTTGAGCCGTACCTACCTGATAGAGTATTGAGGCAGTTCGGCATGGTGCAGTTGGTCCCTAGGCCTCCGTTAGTCCCATTGCGAGGTAGTAGAGGAGCTAATAGTCATTCATACAGTGTGGTCTATGCGTACACAGATGGTCAATGGGAAAATTGGCGCGATCATGTCATGAATGCAGAGAAACGAGTTATGATTCAGCCTGGAGTCCCGTGGGAGTCACACCCTGACTACCTTCCTTGGTTTTTGATGGTCTCCCACTTCAGGGTCTCACCCCGTCCCGTAGAGGTGCCATATACCGAGAGTGCGAAAGAGCGCAATGCAGCGGCTTTGGCCATTTTGGATAGTGTTTTGGGTGGGACTAGGGCTAGGACTTCAACTTGCCCGTATGAACTACGACAAGCACTTATTGAAGTGCAAATGACTTTGAGGGGATCGGAGGCTGCTGAAGCAAGCATAGCAGGCCCTAGTTCTGATCGTTACTCGAGTCGTTACACTAG ACACTTTATGGCCATGGTTTATGGACTACTTTTCGTGGTGGAATGA
- the LOC131317446 gene encoding PKS-NRPS hybrid synthetase cheA-like, with amino-acid sequence MDPNALPSIIVTNRELALMNAIAHVFPQATNLLCRWHIGKNVLAKYRKMFDDKMWEEFICSWGLVVLSSSVAQYEECLCVLKRNFEMVPAALEYVEKNWLVPYKERFVGAWTDKVMHFGNLTSNRAESSHSKLKNHLENSQCNFDTIWEKIHRLMLLQVTEFKASFEKSLNSMQHDFRTTLFDRLRGVVSSNAMTLVLAASYQVEWFVESKRQCECSLRHTHGLPCAHEIAPYKMANISLPIELIYDHWKRLSLLAPQNEGSMEETLLAHFDCFYNKFLNEDQFDVKLNYVKKMQELAHPKTSTLLGPKVNAQPRGRKSTKEKNAAKEQNSTRRDPSEFEHFPEAIRPYIESVKDVEDDGNCGFRAVSGFMKDDVHEWLMVQCLTFLPLQSKPLPSMKRKVITIGFVDGGYFVQLFLKKGSPMPLIACNWKKYCLSIAKNWDAAHVAAIQKFNEIIGVDVATKEWVIWSTKWVFGAKFFLVKRADKSIQ; translated from the exons ATGGATCCCAACGCACTTCCATCCATTATTGTCACAAATAGGGAGTTGGCGCTTATGAATGCCATCGCACATGTTTTCCCTCAAGCTACCAACCTCCTATGCAGGTGGCATATTGGCAAGAATGTATTAGCCAAGTATAGAAAGATGTTTGATGACAAGATGTGGGAGGAGTTTATTTGCAGTTGGGGCCTAGTTGTCCTTTCATCGAGTGTTGCACAGTATGAGGAGTGCCTTTGTGTTTTGAAGCGTAATTTTGAAATGGTTCCTGCAGCACTTGAGTACGTCGAGAAAAATTGGTTGGTACCCTACAAAGAGAGGTTTGTAGGAGCTTGGACGGACAAAGTCATGCATTTCGGAAACCTAACAAGTAACAG GGCGGAGAGTTCACATTCGaagctaaaaaatcatcttgaaaACTCGCAATGCAATTTTGATACTATATGGGAGAAGATTCACAGATTGATGCTGTTACAAGTTACTGAATTCAAAGCTTCGTTTGAGAAGAGCCTTAATTCTATGCAACATGATTTTAGGACAACTCTATTTGATAGGCTAAGGGGAGTCGTTTCGTCAAATGCCATGACACTTGTTTTAGCGGCATCCTATCAAGTCGAATGGTTTGTGGAATCGAAGCGTCAGTGCGAGTGTTCTTTGAGGCACACCCATGGTTTACCTTGCGCTCATGAGATTGCTCCTTACAAGATGGCAAATATCTCTCTACCGATTGAGTTAATCTACGACCATTGGAAGAGGCTTTCTTTGCTTGCACCCCAGAATGAGGGTTCGATGGAGGAGACGCTTTTGGCTCACTTTGATTGTTTTTACAACAAGTTCTTGAATGAAGATCAATTTGATGTAAAGCTAAATTATGTTAAGAAAATGCAAGAGCTTGCTCATCCAAAAACCAGTACTCTCCTTGGACCCAAAGTGAATGCACAACCACGCGGTCGGAAGTcaacgaaagaaaaaaatgcagccAAAGAACAAAATTCGACGCGTAGGGATCCCTCAGAATTTGAGCAT TTCCCAGAAGCAATAAGACCTTACATAGAATCGGTCAAGGATGTTGAAGATGATGGGAATTGTGGGTTTCGAGCAGTGTCGGGCTTCATGAAAGACGATGTTCATGAGTGGTTAATG GTTCAATGTCTTACATTCCTCCCCCTCCAATCGAAGCCTTTACCGTCCATGAAACGAAAGGTTATTACTATCGGGTTTGTTGACGGCGGATACTTTGTACAG CTATTCCTTAAAAAAGGTTCCCCTATGCCGCTAATAGCTTGCAATTGGAAAAAATATTGTCTTTCTATCGCTAAAAATTGGGATGCAGCACATGTTGCCGCCATTCAGAAGTTCAACGAAATCatcggcgttgacgtagcaacAAAGGAG TGGGTTATATGGAGTACGAAATGGGTTTTTGGAGCAAAGTTCTTTCTCGTCAAACGTGCTGACAAGAGTATTCAATGA
- the LOC131317447 gene encoding PKS-NRPS hybrid synthetase cheA-like, with protein MSPPSPIQTPPFSSPTAITHHQAPSTSSQVCLSSPSSLPPILLMETSIASSPSIDTQAIVDHDLKSEDHTMDVEKHVTDVVVTEQKSQQERILHLQLTLQQLVYVGPSTIPTSTCPSYDYTEHFTTEMVFPSDEALVDWIRCTGKQHGFIIVIKGSEKCIKNRTRRMRFSCERSGKYRPFVKKVDGKEVAVKKRVRSTGTKKCECPFELKAVKGNDGWTVFVHNGTHNHPPAVYLEGHSYAGRLSAEQTSTVVDLSVALVKPKEILTHLKVQDSENVTSIKTVYNVRQKY; from the exons ATGTCCCCTCCCTCCCCCATTCAAACTCCTCCATTTTCATCCCCAACTGCCATCACCCACCACCAGGCTCCTTCCACCAGCAGCCAAGTCTGCCTATCTTCCCCCTCTTCTCTTCCTCCTATATTGTTAATGGAAACCTCAAttgcttcctctccctccattgaTACACAAGCAATAGTTGACCACGATTTGAAGTCGGAAGATCACACAATGGATGTTGAGAAACATGTCACAGATGTTGTAGTGACGGAGCAAAAATCGCAGCAAGAG AGAATCCTGCATTTACA GTTGACACTTCAACAATTGGTTTATGTAGGGCCATCGACTATACCTACTTCAACTTGTCCTTCATACGATTATACGGAGCATTTTACAACAGAGATG GTTTTTCCATCCGATGAAGCGTTGGTAGATTGGATAAGATGCACTGGTAAACAACACGGGTTTATCATTGTGATTAAGGGTTCTGAGAAATGTATTAAGAATCGCACACGTAGGATGAGATTTTCATGTGAAAGGAGTGGTAAGTATAGGCCGTTTGTGAAGAAAGTTGATGGGAAGGAGGTAGCTGTGAAGAAGAGAGTGCGGTCCACGGGCACCAAAAAATGTGAATgcccatttgaattgaaagctgTAAAGGGCAATGATGGTTGGACTGTCTTTGTCCACAATGGCACCCACAACCATCCTCCAGCGGTGTACTTGGAGGGCCATTCGTATGCCGGGAGGTTGTCGGCAGAGCAGACTAGCACGGTGGTTGATTTGTCAGTCGCTTTGGTGAAACCCAAAGAAATCCTAACCCATTTGAAGGTTCAAGATTCTGAGAACGTAACGTCTATCAAAACCGTGTATAATGTACGACAAAAGTATTGA